In Chthoniobacterales bacterium, one DNA window encodes the following:
- the folE2 gene encoding GTP cyclohydrolase FolE2: MDPQPLLIDTQNQPDHRKIAIDRVGITNLRYPLQIRDRGHSLQSTVATCALTVDLPHQFKGTHMSRFVQVLNAHGPVLHVENIHEILQTLVARLHSEKAHVEFVFPYFIEKKAPVTAAPGLMDYEVKFNANYENGRIDFVVTVIVLVTTLCPCSKAISAHGAHNQRGKVTFAVRSKHPIWIEDLISLVEACASSELYSVLKRPDEKAVTERAYDNPVFVEDLVRNIAARANLDPNITWYRVEAENYESIHSHNAYALIEKPQMAM, from the coding sequence ATGGACCCGCAGCCGCTGCTCATCGACACGCAAAACCAGCCCGATCATCGCAAGATCGCGATCGACCGCGTCGGCATTACGAATTTGCGTTACCCGTTGCAGATTCGCGACCGCGGCCACAGCCTGCAAAGCACCGTCGCCACCTGCGCGCTCACCGTCGATCTGCCGCACCAGTTCAAGGGCACCCACATGAGCCGGTTCGTCCAGGTGCTCAACGCCCACGGACCCGTCCTGCACGTCGAAAACATTCACGAAATTCTCCAGACCCTCGTTGCCCGGCTGCACTCGGAAAAGGCCCACGTCGAGTTTGTCTTCCCGTATTTCATTGAAAAGAAAGCCCCTGTCACCGCCGCGCCCGGTCTGATGGATTACGAGGTGAAATTCAACGCCAACTACGAAAATGGCCGGATCGACTTCGTGGTCACCGTCATCGTTCTCGTCACCACACTTTGCCCGTGCTCCAAGGCGATCTCGGCCCATGGCGCGCACAATCAGCGGGGGAAAGTGACCTTCGCCGTCCGCTCCAAACACCCGATCTGGATCGAGGACCTCATCTCGCTGGTCGAGGCGTGCGCCAGCAGCGAACTTTACAGCGTGCTCAAGCGTCCCGACGAAAAAGCCGTTACCGAACGCGCCTACGACAACCCGGTTTTCGTCGAAGACCTCGTTCGCAACATCGCCGCCCGCGCCAACCTCGACCCGAACATCACCTGGTATCGAGTCGAGGCCGAGAACTACGAATCCATCCACAGCCACAACGCCTACGCGCTGATCGAGAAGCCGCAGATGGCAATGTAA